In Glycine soja cultivar W05 chromosome 10, ASM419377v2, whole genome shotgun sequence, the genomic stretch ATGGTGCTGGTTCAATCCTGCCGGCAACCAAGGCAGAAATTACCGTTGCAGAAAACAGAGGACAAGATTTCTACGACGTGAGCAACGTGGACGACTTCAACATACCCATGTCCTTAACCGCACAAGGTGGAAGTGGCGATTACAAAACCTTAGGTTGTCTTAGGAACATCAACCATGTGTGTCCTTCGCAGCTACAACAACCAGGGCCTAGTGGCAATGTCATCGCTTGCAAGAGTGCTTGTGTGGCTTTCAATGCAGATCGATATTGTCACTTAGGAGATTACTTAGGAGATCGATATTGTTTTGGGGTTTTGTTTATGCCAGCCCCTTTTCGGCTAGTCTTCAATATTAAACCTTTCAAAgagtaattgttttttttttttcagcaaaGAGAAAATTTCATTAATCAAGAGAAATACAAGGAGTACTGGTTATCCACCTCATTCCGATGAAGGTGCACTGGCCCCTGatcataattaattactatTGATGGTGTTTCCTCTGCATATCCAGCCTACATACACTGGATTCgtcaaaacaaattattatacattaatTGTGTCTCAGCAATGTCTTATATGCTCCTATGTTGCACAAGCTTTGGTTTTTGTTTCTCAATTAGTTATGCAAGTCTaaccaagttttttttattaaggactAAATGAAGGAAATGCATCATTGCAAGTTGCTTACTCCATCAATCTCTTCTCATGCCTACTCAATTCAGACTTCTACCTCCTTTCGTCTTGGCATCAAAGATTCGGTCATCCCATTCACCTCTCGTGTCCTTCATCGTGCGCCTCAAGTCCAAcaaaatttctattcttgtCTCATCTGGAGTCTTGTAATTAATAAGAGTCATAAATTACCATTCAATTAATCGAACCCAACTTAGGGGATGCCAAATGACATCGTTGATGCAAATGGACTTTCTAGGGTGGCCATTAATACCCACCAGTCTCATTAATCCACCACACTCAGTCACTCACTGTGTGCTTACTACTTAGCAAACAAAGGAACTTTATTGACTAGTATTAGTGGCAACTTTACTGACTAGTATTAGTGGCAAACAAAGCAACTTTATAAACAGAACACACTTAGACCTTATAAATTTGTAATAGCTGACAAATTTTGCATTCAAGatcagttatttataaatagaacACACTCAGCCCACActcagttatttataaatagaacACACTCAAATCCAAAACTATCAGTAGCACAGTACGCACCTTAATCGTGACAGTGATGAACCCCAACTCGTTTGCAAGTTCAGTAGCGCAGTTGTAGGTTCAGTGTGAGACGACAGTGTGAGGAGGAGGAGACAACAATGACAGGGTAAGGAGGAGACAACAATGAGGAGGAGACGACAGGGTGAGGAGGACAAAGGAGAAAGAGGGTTTGCCAGACTGAGCGCGCATGGGCAAAAGTGAATTGGGGTTTTAATTTACCAATAACACTAtatcgattttttttaaaaaaccgatgttaactaattgatattaacatcgattttaaaaaactgatgttaattacTTGATGTTAACCTcgattttggaaaaaccgatgttaactacttgaTATTAACATTAGTTAttgaaaaaatcgatgttaacctcaattataaaaccgatgttaactaaaaaTGCCactgtgttttctttttaacatcaattttttgaaaaattgaaattaacccTGCCATATTAATTCTATAAATTCTAGTAGTGATGTTTTgcttttgaaatgaaaataaacccATAGAAGGTAAAAATGGATTGACCTAGACACCATATATAACCACATGAAGACATACCCATTGTGGTTTGAGGTTGCGACCATTCGGATCAGAGTAGAAAGATGATAGAACTATCCTCCCAACAAATGTTGGACAATCAGAGTCTTGATTAATCCGGCGTGTgatcaaaagataaataaaatctgataaaaaattaaacttagataatatttgaattatttaactTTAGCTTCACCACATTAATCATTTGTGTTTAATTACTTTATTAAACATATTTGGTTCTACTACATCATAAAagtgatattttaatatttgttaaataaGTTAATAGTTATAGTTTCTAAGtcataaacataatttattactttttctcaACAGATTTCCTACCtaaattttacctaaaatacTCAAGATGTTAAAAATAATGTCTGAAAAATGTGCATGTTAGCATGCATATTACTCCTCCAATGGACTTTGGCATGCATAGATTTATTTTTTCGCCATAAATTAAGGTATGCCTGCACTAACATAGCATTCCCACTTCCCACTTAGGCGTTAACGACtccataaaaaattttattttattttttttaaaaaaaaaactccacgATTAATTTCATCACGAAAGACTATACTTTCATGATCAGTCCTGATGGGGTCAAGTTCAAGATTTCAAAGTTCAAACGGGAAAGCGACAAGGTTGAGTTCCTGCTAaaatacgttttttttttctttccctggAATATATGAGGCCAAAGACACCCTTTAACGGGTCGGGTCACAGTTAGTATGAGAAAAGTTGTCTAGAAAGCTTCAAGTTAGCATTAAgatgtttatttaaataaatacggGTCAATTTGATCATTAAGTTGAGATGAACTTTGTTTTTTAATCATACTAAAATAAGATCAAATtggttttgaaaacaaaagttcataataataattagtgtaTATATGTTTAtcatataattgattttgaaaaattaataataaatgagGCAGACGAATCTACTTGGAAGACATTGGAGCAACTGTctctaataacttttaacttttttaatataatacacGTGTAATTATGAATGGtgtctataatattttttatttatataggaATCAAAGTTTAGTATAAGGAAATTAATTTACATCAACTTATATACAATGGTCAAATCAAttgaattagatcttcttaatattaatattacgtgtaaaatattttttttgtgaaaaactgaaaattatgtccataatatgaaatataatctaaaatatcatcaatctAGCTATAATATAAGTATTGTTTCCACAGATTTATGTATATGAACATTGTTTCCacacaatataaatttttctgGTAAAGGCAATGATTTTCAAAGAACAtagaggataaaaaaaaattgagtataCTATTTGATAATAAAAGTAGAATTAGATGAATTACTTTTAAAGTGCAGCATAGATGTAATTTATTAACCTAGCTcacagtaaaaaaaacattattttaaaaccattaaattttttcatttcttccacAATTGACTTCAATACACTGCATAATGGATGTACGCCTCAATTTTAGTTGTTGTACTccttaaattcttattttaatggATGTAATAGTTTTTTAGGgttaactttatatttttttatgaatgtaaTAATTTTCGTAAGATCAACCAGTCTAAATTCATCAATTATGTTGAACAGATTAAAAACATATCTCACgcaaaaattatatgtagttCCATTAGACTCATTGATGTTGTAATAAATCCTTGGACTACTAAGGTTTCCCAATAACAAAATGTAGAAtgtttcataatttattataataaataaaatttattttaaatatatttaaattattattattattattattattattattattattattattattattatacaaaatatatcTAATTCTCTTTAATTATTAAGAAATATATCTCAAAAGTTacatattaagtttttttttaatcatacagATTAAGTTGTATACTATGCTTCAATATTATGTAACTAAAGAAACAAAGGCTAATTAAGCTTTCAAGTGACGCCatttttgaaaatgtaatttctttttttttttaataacaacaaTGAGATTTGAACCTCGGATAACATGCAAACTATCCAAATTTTCCGCCATTAGACCGATTCTAGTGGATTTTCTGAATCTATATCATCTCAAGTATAATAGTGTGAAACTAATAACAGTTAAGAAAAAACTAAATTGttcagaattttgaaaatacaaaTCTATAATCATGTAGATGTATAAACTCACTCCCACTGTACTAAAAGATTAGTATACGCAACTGAAGCAAGATTTATTACTTGAGCTATTTTCCAAGGCAATAATCACAGCACTTAAGTCATGCCATAGCCTTCTCACATGCTTGCCTTTGTTTATTTAGACAAAATACATAAACACATATGGAATCATCTACCGGACTTCAAAACACTAGAAAAGGCATACCAACTGCTAGAAACTAGTCAAACTACAAAGGTTTACTGAGTGATTTTTGTGCTTACCGGCGGATTTTGGCCATCAGTAATTAGGCTTTCTCTAGTAGTGCCAAGTTCGTTTCAAATAGCAACTTGCTAAGCTACACTAGTACAAGCAAAGCACTTCATTATGAAGCTTTCCAAGAAGAAAGTGGTGAAGTATCAGATTTCTTCCAAGTAGGTACCTCATCACCGTATCTATCACCCTTGACAGCATTTACACCAGCAAAGGACTCAAGTTCTGTCATTTCTTCTGGTGTTAGTTCGACAGACTAAGCCTCAATGTTTTCCCTACCAGGTATTAATTGGGCACACATCTTCTCCTTGGTGATGAACTCAGGCCAATGCAAGTTGAGGAGGTACATCCCTTTTTTGCAGCCAGTTCATTAACCCTCTCAAATTTAGTATTATTCTGGTCTGCATTTCAGGCTTGAATCTAGGCAGAGACTGCAATAGATTTAGACGCACATAGAAGATTATATTTAGGTATCAGTGATAGACACTTAAAAGATAACAGGGCAATTTCTTTGACGTAGAATTGTAGATTGTAAGATACAAGGAGGTATCAGGTAGGGAAAATCCTAAAACCTGGATCTAGGGAAGCACGATGTATGTTTTTAAAtcatatgttttattatatattaaaaaattattaaaaatgatgaatctaattttttgataaaaataaattattaaaaaaatctgatAGATTTTTTGTAttaacaatataattaaaaagagtAATAAATAATGAACATTCTTTAAGTTTAAAAATCCCACCaacatttcttatttttctcttcttattaCATCACAAATCCTATAATacttatatcaatttttatttctctttctagGTGTTTGATAGGTTAAAGAGTGTCTATCAAACTTTTTCTAAAACATACATCTTTTTGTATAAGTTTTGTGTGACTTTTGTATTATATAGCAATGCAATTTACAATATTAAGGAAAAATATTCCCTAGTAGCTCATGAATTGAATTGGGTTTAATTTTGTATGCAGTGGCTCAAGGAGCCAAGGTGACTTTCACAAACAAGTGCACATACACGGTATGGCCAGTAACCCTAACCGGTGATAAAAAGCCGCAGTTATCAACAACAGGTTTCGAGTTGGCTTCAGGAGCATCAAACTCTGTGGACATTCCATCTCCATATAGTCGGGTGCGTTCTGGGCTCAAACCAAATGCTCCAACAACAACGGAAGGTTCAACTGCGCCACTGCTGACTGCGCCTCCGGTCAAGTCGCATGCAATGGTGCCCGTTCAATCCCGCCGGCAACCTAGGCAGAAATTACCGTTGCAAAAAACGGAGGACAAGATTTCTATGAGGTGAGCAAATCCAGCCTACATACACTGGATTCGTCAAACCaaattattatacattaatTGTGTCTCGGCAATGTCTTATATGCTCCTATGTTGCACAAGCTTTGGTTTTTGTTTCTCAATTAGTTATGCAAGTCtaaccaagttttttttttattaaggactAAATGAAGGAAATGCATCATTGCAAGTTGCTTACTCCATCAATCTCTTCTCATGCCTACTCAATTCAGACTTCTACCTCCTTTCGTCTTGGCATCAAAGACTCGGTCATCCCATTCACCTCTCGTGTCCTTCATCGTGCGCCTCAAGTCCAAcaaaatttctattcttgtCTCATCTGGAGTCTTGTAATTAATAAGAGTCataaattaccattcaatgaaTCTTCTTTGACCCGCACCAATCctttagatattatatatatagtctGATGTTTTGCAAGGGGGACCTTCTCTCTTTGTTTAAATTCAATAGAAAGCTGTGTAACATCTTTGAcccatcacaaaaaaaaaaaaaaaattccattctTAGTTTTCCCTATTATATATGTACAGCAAATACACTTGGTTATATCCgatgaaatttaaatatgatgTTGCACTTATCTTACCAATTCTTAGAAATCTGGTggaaaaaatcaattcaatgacaaaaaaagaagaagacagaaattaaaagaaaaaagacattACACTCTGATAATGGTGGATAATTCAttaaacacaaatattttttttcaaatcatggTATCGCTCATTTAACTACTAGATCCACTCCACCCCGAGAACATGCATAATGGTCTGTCCAAGCGAAAACATAGGCATTTACTTGAAATTGCTCGGTGCCCCTTTCATCCTAAGCATCCTTTCCACCACGATATTGGACTTTAATCTGTGCTCCAAACAACAACATATCTAATATTAAACCGGCTCCCTACTCGATCCCAATCCTAAAATCAAATTCTCTTACTTCACTATATTTCATCATGAACCCAAGTacaccaaattaaaaatattgggaTGTCTATGCTTTCCTAAGCTTAAACATACACAACTCAAAAGCTTCAACCAAGTTTTGAACCGTATGTATTCCTTGGTTACAATCTCATCCATTGATTGAATTGTTTTATGATCAAATACCTCAGCAATCTTACATTGTTTTACAATCCTATTCCTTTTACAATTAACAGTGTTTACATGGTTTTTTTGGTACATGAAAGGATTAATTTGTCattctgttaaaaaaattacaaaacacaagcaacattctttcttatattttttattttatcgttATAGAAGTTATTCCATTAATGATCAAAGAAGTTAAAAACGAAGGTAAAGCGGCACATATAAAAAAACCACCCAGTCCAAATTAATCACGTAcagaaaatcaattataaaagcTAAACTTTATTAATTGGATGGTAATTCATCAATACAATCACCGAAATCACGTGATTTATTATTCATACTATATAACCTATGAGTGGGTAATAGTATTTGTGTATTCACTTATTTTAAACGGAGGGATATATAACCAATTAAGTCGATCTCTCCACTGGTGAGCACTTCAAGGGCAGAATGTGATGGCATAATCAGGCCTGTTGGAGCAAGTGAAAGTGCTGCTCTTATCATCGTAAGCGTAGGAATAAGCATCGGGACACTGCTCCTCGAAAATCTGAGAGTAGTTCGTAGGTGGACATGTTTCTGCGGTGTTGTTAGGTCCAGTGCAGCAATATCTATCTTCCTTAAAAGCCTCGCAAGCACTCTTGCAAGCGATGACGTTGCCATCGGACCCTTTGACTTGAAGCTCCGCAGGGCACACAGAGTTAATGTTCTTAGGGCAACTTGAGGTTTTGCAATCGCCACTCCCACCTTGTGGGGTTACGGACATGGGCACGTTGAAGCCATCCACGTTGCTCACGTCGTAGAAATCTTGCCCTCCGTTTGCTGCAACTGTGATTTCTACCAAAGTAGCTGGCGGGATTGCACCGGCACCGTTGCATGCGACTTGACCGGAGGCGCAATCGGCGGTGGCGCAGCTGAACCTTCCGTTGTTGTTGGAGCATCCTGTTCGGGCCCAGAACCGACCGGACCATGGAGATGGAAGGTCCACAGAGTTGGATGCTCCTGGACCCAACTCGAAACCAGTTGTTGATAATTGGGGCTTTTGGTCACCGGTTAGGGTTCCTGGCCATACCGTGTATGTGCACTTGttattgaaactaaccttggcTCCTTCAGCCGCTGCATACAAAACCAAAATCATCAGCTGCTACAagcatatttatatttatccaTAAACAGCATTGCTATATATATAgtacaaaaatcaaaatgtacagaaattatataaaaaaaatgtgttaaattCTTATGGATAAAGATtggttaaatttaaattaagaatttGAAGGCAAGACCTTTTAAAGAAATCAAAGGCGGAGGGAGTTATAAATTTTGGTAGTGCTGCTGTACATATTAGCAGTTTTCCTATTATAAATATCACCGAAATTTgttttacagaaaaaaaaaaaatacccttgAGGTGGCTGTTAACCAATGTTTGAAAATTAGATTTTAtgagaaaagaatgaaaattattttcttttattccacataaatattatttaatttgatagtttaaaaattaaaatgattgattaacaaaaattaatattttaatatattctaatttttaatagttttataaatattaaataactatttaaaatataataaaaaaaattgtttctcttTTTGGTTTCAAAGTATCATCTCAAACATATCCTCTTAGCTAGGAGGTAAGatttaaataagaaagaaaaaaatataaatgtaataAGTGATATAATGATCATAAGAGAAAGAAAGCGATAAAAGTGTGTAATAAGTAAAAATTTAGTTGTGAAAATAGTTGCTCATTCTTTTGGGACTTGATTAATTAGTTTGTATATACTATATTTCAGTAACACAAGGTTTACGTATACCACCAAAATAACGGTGAGGAAAATCTTATTAAGTAGCACAAGGTGTAACAACTTAATTCTTTGATCCAGGTTGACATATAGGgcataataacaattaatatcAGGAATGTCTATATTCTTACATGAATGAGTGTAATAACTATTAAGACAAGTCTGCATACGagataaagaaaagaagaaaataaatgaaaagtggAATgctattgaaatatatataccGTAGAAGAGGAATGCAAATAAAAGGCAGAGAGCAACACGGGTGGTCGTCATTGTTGGATATGTATAATTTTCGTTTTGCAGGTGCAATGGTGAGTTTTGCATGTTGGAAGTCATGCTATTTATAGGCTACGCAGCTTGAATCTTCAACAATTAGCATTTGATACGTGGAACAATTCCGTTGcattatgacaaaaaaaaactgaGTTAGTCCAAGGCTGCTGCAAACTTGACCACGAAAAGGGGCTGCTGTCGTATCCAATGTGTCGAATTGTCTAAATTGTTAATGTTCTGATCTACCGGGATCCACGGCGTGAATGTTTCGATAGTTTATTCATAAAGAAAATTCCTTCATCTTAATCTTCTATTACGT encodes the following:
- the LOC114372318 gene encoding thaumatin-like protein 1b, giving the protein MQNSPLHLQNENYTYPTMTTTRVALCLLFAFLFYAAEGAKVSFNNKCTYTVWPGTLTGDQKPQLSTTGFELGPGASNSVDLPSPWSGRFWARTGCSNNNGRFSCATADCASGQVACNGAGAIPPATLVEITVAANGGQDFYDVSNVDGFNVPMSVTPQGGSGDCKTSSCPKNINSVCPAELQVKGSDGNVIACKSACEAFKEDRYCCTGPNNTAETCPPTNYSQIFEEQCPDAYSYAYDDKSSTFTCSNRPDYAITFCP